Proteins from a genomic interval of Thermodesulfobacteriota bacterium:
- a CDS encoding right-handed parallel beta-helix repeat-containing protein, which yields MARSEGKTNCRIKKTFFYHCIKVFIYTLYVLFIPKAVYAAVFNVPSGNVPALVESIKVANTTAEDDTIFLEAGTYTLTGVDNTTDGANGLPSIISNIEIIGDGPGVTIIERDSTAEPFRIFHIADTGTLILEGLAITGGLVECCDIGGGIFNDGSLVVTNSVISGNSAEFEGGGLAGNGTATIINSTVSNNSAQDGGGIFGSSVDITSSIISDNFAQGFGGGIDGTVNIKDSQILNNQAGFLGGGIFGTVTMKDSLVAGNSSDFRGGGIANIGTSNITNTTISGNGAEFSGGAISNSDSLTLTNSSIYDNSSGFGAVVDNTESLLVVLNSTIADNNGGGIENVDAITTIINSTIFNNEFGVDNFNGSEFFGVVEIQNTIIALNNLGDCFGPITSLGNNLIGDSSGCDLSTGPDDRFGDPGLGDFTDDGTPGNGHYPLLADSQAINAGNHDVCSDIPILAADQIGQKRVGVCDIGAIESIINITDINGIVKFESLPKTIQQIKKKKACPGTYPWRFRFRAKLTNISDNMLSDIVVRLKENSPKDAKITITVLNKAGYKDALLEPGESAQVRFELCFKQKFNSIGLDLFKAALGLSHLADLVDVKGSVTEPNEDENTL from the coding sequence TTGGCCCGGTCCGAGGGGAAAACTAATTGTAGAATAAAAAAAACTTTTTTTTATCACTGCATAAAAGTTTTTATTTATACTCTTTATGTCCTGTTTATACCTAAAGCAGTCTATGCCGCCGTTTTTAATGTTCCCTCCGGAAACGTACCTGCCCTGGTCGAGTCAATCAAGGTAGCTAACACCACTGCCGAAGATGACACCATTTTTCTAGAGGCTGGAACCTACACCCTGACAGGAGTAGACAACACAACCGACGGCGCTAACGGATTACCCTCCATAATCAGCAACATAGAAATCATCGGAGACGGACCCGGCGTAACCATTATTGAGCGCGATTCAACCGCTGAACCTTTTCGTATCTTTCATATCGCCGATACCGGCACCCTGATTTTAGAAGGCTTAGCTATTACCGGTGGTCTCGTAGAATGCTGTGATATCGGTGGAGGTATCTTTAACGACGGATCCTTAGTCGTAACGAACAGCGTAATCTCCGGCAATTCTGCCGAGTTCGAAGGAGGTGGACTAGCCGGCAATGGAACAGCAACAATAATCAACAGCACCGTTTCCAATAACTCCGCACAGGATGGAGGCGGGATCTTTGGCAGCTCCGTGGATATTACGAGCAGTATTATTTCAGATAACTTTGCCCAAGGTTTTGGCGGCGGTATAGACGGAACGGTGAATATCAAGGACAGCCAGATATTGAATAACCAAGCCGGTTTCTTGGGCGGAGGGATATTCGGTACTGTAACTATGAAAGACAGTCTGGTCGCCGGTAATAGTTCGGATTTTAGGGGTGGCGGCATTGCTAATATCGGGACATCCAACATCACGAATACCACTATATCCGGTAACGGTGCAGAGTTTTCGGGTGGGGCGATATCGAACTCCGACTCGTTGACTCTGACTAATAGCTCCATCTACGACAACTCCTCCGGCTTTGGTGCTGTCGTAGATAACACCGAGAGTCTTTTGGTCGTGTTGAATAGCACTATTGCCGACAATAACGGCGGTGGAATTGAAAACGTAGACGCTATCACCACTATAATCAACAGCACTATATTCAATAACGAATTCGGGGTCGATAACTTTAACGGCTCTGAGTTTTTTGGTGTCGTGGAGATACAAAACACCATCATTGCCCTTAATAATTTAGGTGATTGCTTTGGCCCTATCACCTCGCTTGGGAATAATCTCATCGGTGACAGCTCCGGTTGTGACCTTAGCACCGGCCCGGATGACCGGTTTGGAGACCCGGGCCTCGGAGATTTCACCGATGACGGTACTCCCGGCAATGGGCATTACCCCCTTCTTGCCGACAGTCAGGCAATCAACGCCGGTAACCATGATGTTTGCTCAGATATACCGATACTGGCTGCTGACCAGATTGGGCAGAAAAGGGTAGGAGTTTGCGACATTGGGGCAATTGAATCCATAATCAACATTACTGATATAAACGGGATTGTTAAATTCGAATCCTTGCCAAAGACAATCCAACAGATAAAAAAGAAAAAAGCATGTCCGGGCACTTATCCTTGGAGATTCAGGTTCCGGGCTAAGCTCACAAACATCAGCGATAATATGCTCTCTGATATAGTGGTTAGGCTCAAGGAAAACTCGCCGAAGGATGCCAAAATAACGATCACGGTCCTGAATAAGGCAGGGTATAAAGATGCTTTACTCGAGCCAGGAGAAAGTGCACAGGTCAGGTTTGAATTATGTTTCAAGCAGAAGTTTAACAGCATTGGCCTCGACTTATTCAAGGCGGCGCTTGGCTTATCTCACCTGGCTGATTTGGTAGATGTGAAGGGGTCGGTGACAGAGCCTAATGAAGATGAAAATACTCTCTAA
- a CDS encoding ATP-binding protein, with the protein MKKKNRPKEEESSLRRRAEELLKGKSENLDPWFYPRLDRLSTADIEKLIHELHVHQIELEIQNEELRRAQSELEESRNKYADLYDFAPVGYFTISEKGIIQDVNLTGAALLGVEKGNLINKRFSQYVLADSHDRFYSIRKNLIESAAKQTAEVRMLRRDGATFHAQLKGVAVFDSQGNFRHFRIALLDITERKLLEEKLNRTQKLESLGVLAGGIAHDFNNILTVILGNVSLARMVTDPEVSLFKRLEEVERAALRAKVLTDKLLTFASGGVPIKKTTSIAEVLKDAVEFALTGSNVKCKFIIPHDLWPVEVDEGQISHVFSNLAINACQAMPDGGIIKVRAENVAGFKPSTSSSEGFPAEHGKFIRITMKDRGIGIPKENLQRIFEPYFTTKQKGSGLGLATAYSIIKNHEGEIRVESELGVGTTFTIYIPASEKEPSTKNGVEKEQLLTGRGKILVMDDEEEVRRVLRNMLFHLGYEFEFAVDGQEAIELYQRALKSGEPFDAVILDLTIPGGKSGKEAMKKLLRLHPQIRAIVSSGYSNDPVMAEFKRYGFKGVIAKPYKIEELGRVLYELVIG; encoded by the coding sequence ATGAAAAAAAAGAATCGACCAAAGGAAGAGGAGAGTAGCCTGCGCAGACGAGCTGAAGAACTGTTGAAAGGGAAATCGGAGAATCTGGATCCCTGGTTCTATCCGCGTTTAGATCGGCTTTCCACGGCCGATATCGAGAAACTGATACATGAACTTCATGTGCATCAAATTGAACTCGAAATACAGAACGAAGAGCTTCGTCGGGCGCAATCGGAGCTAGAAGAGTCCCGTAATAAATACGCCGACTTGTATGACTTCGCCCCGGTGGGGTATTTTACCATAAGCGAAAAAGGGATTATCCAGGATGTAAACCTTACCGGCGCTGCCTTATTGGGAGTAGAGAAGGGAAATTTAATTAACAAAAGATTCTCCCAATACGTGCTGGCCGACAGCCACGACCGGTTCTATTCTATTCGCAAAAATCTTATTGAATCTGCCGCCAAACAGACCGCTGAAGTGAGGATGTTGAGAAGGGATGGAGCGACGTTTCATGCCCAACTGAAGGGGGTGGCCGTGTTTGACAGTCAAGGTAATTTTCGTCATTTTAGAATTGCACTACTGGATATTACGGAAAGGAAACTACTAGAGGAGAAATTGAATAGAACTCAAAAGCTAGAGTCCCTGGGTGTTCTTGCCGGCGGAATAGCGCACGATTTTAACAATATATTGACGGTCATATTGGGTAACGTCTCCCTGGCCAGGATGGTTACAGACCCGGAGGTTAGTTTGTTCAAGAGGCTTGAGGAGGTGGAAAGGGCGGCACTGCGGGCAAAAGTGCTGACTGATAAGCTCCTGACATTTGCGAGCGGGGGAGTACCGATCAAAAAAACCACCTCTATCGCCGAAGTGTTGAAGGACGCGGTGGAATTTGCCCTTACCGGGTCCAACGTCAAGTGCAAGTTTATAATCCCTCATGATCTCTGGCCGGTGGAAGTGGACGAGGGCCAAATCAGCCATGTGTTCAGTAACTTAGCTATAAACGCTTGCCAGGCCATGCCTGACGGCGGGATTATAAAAGTAAGGGCTGAGAATGTTGCGGGGTTCAAGCCGTCGACTAGCTCTTCCGAGGGTTTTCCGGCGGAGCATGGTAAATTCATAAGGATAACGATGAAAGACCGAGGAATCGGCATACCGAAGGAAAATCTTCAAAGGATATTCGAGCCGTACTTCACGACTAAACAAAAGGGCAGCGGGCTAGGGCTTGCGACTGCGTATTCTATTATCAAGAACCACGAGGGAGAGATTAGGGTGGAGTCCGAACTCGGTGTAGGAACAACGTTCACCATATATATTCCGGCATCGGAGAAAGAACCCTCGACAAAAAACGGTGTGGAGAAGGAACAATTGCTCACGGGACGCGGCAAGATTTTGGTCATGGACGACGAGGAAGAAGTTAGAAGGGTTCTTAGAAATATGCTATTTCACCTTGGTTATGAGTTTGAGTTTGCCGTAGATGGCCAAGAGGCGATAGAGCTATACCAGAGAGCCTTAAAATCAGGTGAACCATTCGACGCAGTCATACTGGATTTGACCATACCCGGAGGGAAGAGTGGTAAGGAGGCGATGAAGAAGCTACTCCGCTTACACCCGCAAATTAGAGCCATTGTCTCGAGCGGCTATTCTAATGACCCGGTCATGGCCGAGTTCAAAAGATACGGATTTAAGGGAGTAATAGCAAAACCGTACAAAATAGAGGAACTGGGTCGGGTATTGTATGAACTGGTGATAGGTTAG